Genomic segment of Myxococcus stipitatus:
CGTCCACATGGAGAACGGGTTCCTTGGAAGGGCCGTACACCTCGAGACACCTCAACTCGTGGAGCCGACGGCGTCGCTTCCACCCGGGCCAAGGACACTCGACGATGGGCTTGGCCGCCTTGAGCCGCGCGCCGAGCGAGGCGAGGGTGCGCCCCATGGTGGCCACCGACACGCGCGCCAAGCCTCGGCGCGCCAATTCCTGGCACAGCAACTCCCGTGTCCACGTCGGACGACACCAGCCCCAATCCTCCGGTGTCCCCGCCAGCACTCGTACCAGCCGCTCGCGGAACCGCTCGTCCACCTTGGCGCGTCCGTTGTTCTCCCTCCTGTCCCGAAGTTCCTGCCGCCCGCCCTCCCGGTAGCGGCGGACCGCGCTCACCACCGTCGAGGTCGCGCACTCCAACGCTCGAGCGACGGCATGGCACGAAGCTCCTCGCCCCACGGCCGCCACCGCCATGCATCTGCGGTAGGTGAGCGGGCAGCCGCTCCTGGCTGCCCACCGAAGCAGCGCTCGCCGCTGCTTTCTCTTCAACCACTGCCTACCTTTGCCCTCGGGCAGGGCCTTCTCGCTCTCAGGTCTTCTGCGCACACAGAGCCGAACGAGAGGTGCCCCTGCTCTCTCTTCCCGCCCCTCCCGCGCCCGCTTGCTCTCCGACCTGATCGAGAATTACGAACCTCGGTTTAGGCCTCACGAGGCCACGTCGTGGTGAGACTTGCGTTTCGCGCGAGTCGAGGCCATTGTGGCGGGCAGCGCGGGAAACCGCGCTGTCCATGACCTCTTCCCGCTGACATCTCCGCGCCCTGATGCGCTCCTCGCCCTCGACGGGATTCTGTCGGGCGCGCGAGTGACGTGCATGCCGTGAGCCGCGGAGCCTCCCCCAAGCGTCGCATTCTCATCCCGACCCACCGTGCGCATCTTCCCCGCGCGGAGCGCGCCTCGTGCGTGGTGGGCCCTTTGATTCCGAGGTCTCTTCGTATGCAACTCCAGAAGCGCAAGCTCACCTACCACGTCGCCACCACGCTCGATGGCTTCATCGCCCGCGAGGACCACTCCTTCGACTGCTTCGTGAACGAGGGCGACCACGTCACCGAGTACTTCGCCACGCTGCGCACCTACGGCGCGGTGGTGATGGGCCGCAAGACGTATGACATCGGCTTGCGGTTCGGTGTCACGAACCCCTACCCGTACCTGGAGACGTACGTCGTCTCCCGCACGATGAAGGAGAGCCCAGACCCGAAGGTCCGCCTCATCTCCGACGACGTCGTCGGCACGATGCGGACGCTGAAGGCCCAGGAGGGCAAGGACATCTACCTGGCGGGCGGTGGTGAGCTCGCGACCCAGCTGTTCAGCGCGGGGCTGGTGGATGAGGTCCTCATCAAGCTGAACCCGCTGCTGCTCGGCTCCGGGATTCCGCTCGTCTCGCGGTTGGGCGCGCACATCAACCTGGAGCTGCTCTCGACCAAGGTCTACCGGACCGGCGTCGTCCTGCTCCAGTACGGCGTCAAGCGTTGAAGCAAGGCGCCGGGCCACGAGTCGGCGACTCGTGGCCCGGTGCCGGTGCAAAGACTATCGCCGCCAGACCTCGATGATGCGCTCGGCGTCGGCAATGGCTGACCAGTCCACCTGAGCCGACAAGACACGGAACCCGTCGTTGAAGCGGACATGAGCCCCCTGCCAGGTCACGCCATGCTCGCTAATGTGGCCACCCTCCATGTGCACGCTCGAGCTGGCGCGGGACAGCGTTCTCACCCACACCTCGAACTCCGCATCGGGCAGCCAACGCAGCTGGTCCAACACCCACTCCAGCTCCGCGGGCAGCGACGTCTCGCGCCCCACGATCATCGAGAGAATCCGACGCCCTGTCTCTTCGTCGAAGAAGGTCACTCCCTTGAGCCACAGCACCGCCCACCCGGACCTGGGCTCCCGGCCCGACTCCATCCGCGCCCGGAGAATCACCGCGTCCTCGAGCTTCTTCCCCGAGCGAGCCAGGCCCTGCAACGGTGGCTGGGTGTGCAGCTCAATGAGGGTCGCGAGGCGATTCGCATCCGACAAGAAGGGCACCCGGACACGGCGTTCTCCCTCCACGCGCAACGTGAGCGCTGACTCCACGGCGACGCCTCCCGCTGGAATGGACGCCAGCGGGACGGAGACGGATTCACCAAACGTCGGCACCCACAACAGCCGCTCGCTCGTCAGCCAGACGCGGCCTGACCTGGCCAACAATCCCAACACCAAGGCCACGAGCAGGGCCACGGGAACCCCCGCCGTCCAGGGCCCATGTCCCAGCAGGGCGAGGAGCACTCCAAAGACAGCCCCGAATCCCCCCAACAGGGCGACCACCCAGGCCGCCAGCGCTCGCGGGGTAGAGGCCTTGAGCATCTTGTCGGTTTGATAGAGCACCACCTCGCCCGACTCCGGCGAGCGCGGCACCGGCTTGCGCACCAGCGCGTCCAGCCGCCGCAGCTCCTCGTCCAGCTCCACGGGCCCCGACAGGGACACCATGGCGCCCAGCCGCTCGCGCACCAGGAGCTTCAGCTGCTGCCGGCGAGCCAGCACCTCCCGCACGGTCATCATCAGCGGCGAGCTGTCCGACCACCCCTCCGCCTCCGCGCGCTGGGTCGTCCGCGCCACCGCCTCCGCGGCCCGCTCCGTCTGCTGGAGCCACTCCGCGACCAGCGTGGGCTTCGCGCGCAGCTTGCGCTTCCATCGCCGGCCACTCAGCGCCGACTCCAAGGCCGCCAACAGCGCTCGCGCCGCCTCGAGCACCTCCACGCGTCCCTCCAGTTGAATGCGAAGGTCCGCCTCGGAAGTGCGCGTGCCCTGGGACTCGGGCTGGGTGCGAGTGTGTTGGGACATAAGGTTGTTCGTCGACCCCCTCACGTGTACGGCTTGCGCG
This window contains:
- a CDS encoding dihydrofolate reductase family protein; translated protein: MQLQKRKLTYHVATTLDGFIAREDHSFDCFVNEGDHVTEYFATLRTYGAVVMGRKTYDIGLRFGVTNPYPYLETYVVSRTMKESPDPKVRLISDDVVGTMRTLKAQEGKDIYLAGGGELATQLFSAGLVDEVLIKLNPLLLGSGIPLVSRLGAHINLELLSTKVYRTGVVLLQYGVKR
- a CDS encoding IS630 family transposase — encoded protein: MRRRPESEKALPEGKGRQWLKRKQRRALLRWAARSGCPLTYRRCMAVAAVGRGASCHAVARALECATSTVVSAVRRYREGGRQELRDRRENNGRAKVDERFRERLVRVLAGTPEDWGWCRPTWTRELLCQELARRGLARVSVATMGRTLASLGARLKAAKPIVECPWPGWKRRRRLHELRCLEVYGPSKEPVLHVDEVDIHLNPKVGRDWCLPGHRRVVVTPGNNQKRYLAGALNVRTGKLTWVEGRSKASMLFVQLLWRLASTYRRARRIHLVLDNAAVHSSRKTRKALAQFGGRFVLHFLPPYCPQGNRIERVWLDLHANVTRNHRCRTMDRLMARVHAYLTARSAQHSASPSLRRADLRRTA